In the genome of Candoia aspera isolate rCanAsp1 chromosome 1, rCanAsp1.hap2, whole genome shotgun sequence, one region contains:
- the LOC134487854 gene encoding cytochrome P450 1B1-like: MGQGEGKRGGEVAALLQSAVQPALLLSCALLLYFWVRKGSAAPGKHLPGPVGWPLLGNVLQLGRLPHLTFCELARRYGDVFQLRLGLRSVVVLNGEATIRQALVQQGGPFAGRPDFPSFHMVSEGKSLAFGRYTERWRAQRQVAHATLRAFSTANAPSKRLFEQHVAAEAQELIDELVKLSEGGAYANPLPLLTVANANVMCALCFGQRYGHADGEFRALLGRNDRFGQTVAAGSLVDVLPWLLSFPNPVRSVFRDFQAINREMFEFVRAKVAQHRLTFQPGAPPRHISDAILGRMEHGPGGKEGPLGDYVESTLTDLFGAGQDTTSTALAWVLLLLLKHPRLREQLQADLDRVVGRERLPTTDDRASLPRLEAFLYETLRYSSFVPVTIPHATTADVLLDGFRIPEGTVVFVNQWSVNHDRVRWKDPHVFDPTRFLDVRQETLDRDLACRVLIFSLGKRRCIGDQLAKLQLFLFTAILLHQCDLTANPAEKISMDCEHGLVLRPLPYTLSVVRRGTSRAEDRSR; this comes from the coding sequence ATGGGACAAGGCGAGGGCAAACGGGGTGGGGAGGTCGCAGCGCTCCTCCAGAGCGCCGTCCAGCCTGCGCTGCTACTTTCTTGTGCCCTCCTGCTGTACTTCTGGGTGCGCAAGGGCTCCGCGGCTCCGGGCAAGCATCTCCCCGGCCCTGTCGGATGGCCGCTGCTCGGCAACGTCCTGCAGCTGGGTCGCCTGCCGCACCTCACCTTTTGCGAGCTGGCGAGGCGCTACGGCGACGTCTTCCAGCTCCGCCTGGGCTTGCGCTCCGTCGTAGTGCTCAACGGCGAGGCAACCATCCGGCAGGCGCTGGTGCAGCAGGGCGGGCCCTTCGCGGGCAGACCCGATTTCCCCTCTTTCCATATGGTCTCCGAGGGGAAGAGCTTGGCTTTCGGGCGCTACACGGAGCGCTGGCGAGCGCAGCGGCAGGTTGCGCACGCCACGCTGCGCGCCTTCTCGACGGCCAACGCGCCCAGCAAGCGGCTCTTCGAGCAGCACGTGGCGGCCGAGGCGCAGGAGCTCATCGACGAGCTTGTGAAGCTGAGTGAGGGCGGCGCTTACGCCAACCCTCTGCCGCTGCTCACCGTGGCCAACGCCAACGTGATGTGCGCCCTTTGCTTCGGGCAGCGCTACGGCCACGCCGATGGCGAGTTCCGCGCGCTGCTGGGCAGGAACGACCGCTTCGGGCAGACGGTGGCGGCTGGCAGCCTGGTGGACGTGCTGCCCTGGCTGCTGTCCTTTCCCAACCCGGTGCGCAGCGTCTTCCGCGACTTCCAGGCTATCAACCGGGAGATGTTCGAGTTCGTGCGCGCCAAGGTGGCGCAGCATCGGCTTACTTTCCAGCCCGGGGCCCCTCCCCGTCACATTAGCGACGCCATCCTGGGCCGCATGGAGCACGGCCCAGGCGGGAAAGAAGGGCCCCTCGGAGACTATGTGGAAAGTACGCTGACCGATCTCTTCGGCGCCGGTCAGGATACCACCTCCACTGCTCTAGCCTGGGTGCTACTGCTGCTTCTCAAACATCCGCGGCTGCGAGAGCAGTTGCAGGCGGACCTGGACCGCGTGGTGGGTCGCGAGCGGCTTCCGACGACCGACGATCGCGCCTCCCTGCCCCGCCTGGAAGCCTTCCTCTATGAGACGCTGCGCTACAGCAGCTTCGTTCCGGTCACCATCCCGCACGCCACCACCGCCGACGTGCTCCTGGACGGCTTCCGCATCCCCGAGGGCACCGTGGTCTTCGTCAACCAATGGTCTGTCAACCACGATCGGGTCCGCTGGAAAGACCCGCACGTTTTTGACCCGACGCGGTTCCTGGACGTCCGGCAGGAGACTCTCGACCGGGACCTCGCTTGCCGCGTCCTGATATTCTCGCTGGGCAAGAGGCGCTGCATCGGGGATCAGCTCGCgaagctgcagctcttcctcttcaCTGCCATCCTTTTGCACCAGTGCGACCTGACGGCCAACCCAGCCGAAAAGATCAGCATGGACTGCGAGCACGGGCTGGTTCTCAGGCCCCTGCCCTACACCTTGTCGGTGGTCAGGCGAGGCACTTCCCGGGCCGAGGACAGGAGCCGGTAG